One Elgaria multicarinata webbii isolate HBS135686 ecotype San Diego chromosome 7, rElgMul1.1.pri, whole genome shotgun sequence DNA window includes the following coding sequences:
- the CCNE2 gene encoding G1/S-specific cyclin-E2 — protein MEEMSLPFYSSRLQAKLHQPCQDTSPQELQAPASLQNRKRKAMQDPKRKEENMKLQYEIKSCWPSTISGGISPCIIIETPHKESTTTDFSRFKKYRFRNLFINPSPLPELSWGSSKDVWSNILKKENKYSHCKHFTSLHSNLQPHMRSILLDWLLEVCEVYTLHRETFYLAQDFFDRFMLTQKDIGKTMLQLIGITTLFIASKLEEIYAPKLQEFAYVTDGACSEDDIIKMELIILKALKWELCPVTIISWLNLYLQVDALKDVPKVLLPQYSQEKFIEIAQLLDLCILDVNSLDFQYRILAAAALYCYTSVLVVKRVSGLDWDSIAECVEWMEPFVKTAKKFPVKLKNFKKIAAEDRHNIQAHTNYLDMLDEVNYEVAVAVPVQLSPVSTGGIITPPKSSEK, from the exons ATGGAAGAAATGTCTTTGCCTTTCTACAGTAGTCGTTTGCAAGCTAAACTGCATCAGCCTTGCCAGGATACTTCTCCACAAGAACTGCAAGCACCAGCATCACTTcagaacagaaaaaggaaagcaatgCAG GACcccaaaagaaaggaagaaaacatgAAACTTCAATATGAAATTAAG AGCTGTTGGCCATCCACGATATCAGGCGGCATCTCTCCTTGCATAATAATAGAAACTCCTCACAAAGAATCAACAACCACTGACTTCTCCAGATTTAAAAAATACAGGTTCAGGAACCTCTTCATAAATCCATCACCTTTACCAGAACTCAG TTGGGGAAGTTCTAAAGATGTCTGGTCCAACAttctcaaaaaagaaaacaaatattctCACTGCAAGCATTTCACGTCTCTACACTCAAACCTGCAGCCACATATGAGATCAATCCTATTGGACTGGCTTCTGGAG GTATGTGAAGTGTACACACTCCATAGGGAAACGTTCTACTTGGCACAAGACTTTTTTGATAGATTCATGTTGACTCAAAAGGACATAGGCAAAACCATGCTTCAGCTCATAGGAATTACAACATTGTTCATTGCTTCCAAGCTTGAG GAGATATATGCTCCCAAACTACAGGAGTTTGCGTATGTCACTGATGGTGCTTGTAGTGAAGATGATATTATAAAGATGGAGCTCATTATACTAAAG GCTCTAAAGTGGGAACTCTGCCCAGTTACAATAATCTCTTGGCTGAACCTTTATCTCCAAGTGGATGCTCTGAAAGATGTCCCAAAGGTGCTGCTACCTCAGTATTCTCAGGAAAAGTTTATTGAAATAGCGCAG cttttagatcTCTGTATTCTAGATGTTAATTCTTTGGATTTCCAGTATAGGATATTGGCAGCAGCTGCACTCTACTGTTATACCTCAGTATTAGTAGTTAAGAGAGTTTCAG GCTTGGATTGGGACAGTATTGCTGAGTGTGTAGAATGGATGGAACCATTTGTTAAGACAGCAAAAAAATTCCCAGTAAAATTGAAGAACTTTAAGAAGATTGCAGCAGAAGATAGACATAATATACAAGCCCACACAAACTACTTGGACATGCTG GATGAAGTTAACtatgaagtagctgttgcagtacCAGTCCAGCTATCACCAGTGTCTACAGGAGGGATAATTACACCCCCAAAGAGTTCTGAAAAGTGA